The Atlantibacter hermannii genomic interval CCGCCGGGGTGCTGGCGGTGCTGGTCGGTGCGGCTATCGGCACGGTGTTAGGCCTGCTGGCGGGTTACTACGAGGGCTGGTGGGATCGCATTATCATGCGCATCTGCGATGTGCTGTTTGCCTTTCCCGGGATCCTGCTGGCGATTGCGGTGGTCGCGGTTATGGGTAGCGGAATGACCAATGTGATCATCGCGGTGGCAATCTTCAGCATACCGGCATTTGCCCGTCTGGTGCGCGGTAATACGCTGGTGCTTAAACATCAGACGTTTATCGAGTCGGCGCGCAGCATTGGCGCATCGGATTTCACTATCCTGTTCCGCCATATTCTGCCGGGTACGGTATCGTCGATCGTGGTGTACTTCACCATGCGAATCGGTACGTCCATTATCTCCGCCGCCAGCCTGTCGTTTCTGGGTTTAGGGGCACAGCCGCCGACACCGGAGTGGGGGGCAATGCTCAACGAAGCCCGTGCCGATATGGTGATTGCGCCGCATGTGGCGCTGTTTCCAAGCCTGGCGATTTTCCTGACGGTGCTGGCGTTTAACTTATTAGGCGACGG includes:
- the gsiD_2 gene encoding ABC transporter permease codes for the protein MRENYFDYDRLNDGPSLMHWFGVDSLGRDIFSRVLVGSRISLAAGVLAVLVGAAIGTVLGLLAGYYEGWWDRIIMRICDVLFAFPGILLAIAVVAVMGSGMTNVIIAVAIFSIPAFARLVRGNTLVLKHQTFIESARSIGASDFTILFRHILPGTVSSIVVYFTMRIGTSIISAASLSFLGLGAQPPTPEWGAMLNEARADMVIAPHVALFPSLAIFLTVLAFNLLGDGLRDALDPKIKG